From Abyssibius alkaniclasticus:
TATTGCACCGATTGTCAGACAGCAGGCAGGGCACTGGCTGCTTTGCCCGAAAACATTGGCGTCATGCAGGGCGATGGCGGCACGCCACTGGCGTTGTTTCCCAAGAAAAACCTGCAAATCCATGATGATCGCGGCGCATTGCGCGCCCATAAGCTGCATCCGAAAAGCCCGACACGGCGGCTTGTCTGCAGCCAGTGCAATTCCATGCTGGCGCTCGATTTCACCAAAGGTCCGTGGCTTTCGGTGCCCATCGCGCGTTGTCTCGCCCCCAGACCAATGGCCAATATGCGCATCATGACGCGCTCGCGCCCCGCCGGGCAGGCGGATTTGGCCGATGATATGAAGAATTTCGCCAATTTCCCGAAACGGCTGGTTTTCCCGCTCACACTCAACTGGGTGGCGGGCGGCTTTGCCACTCCGAAACTGCCGGCCTTCCCGCCGCTAAAAATGCCCTAGAACGGCACCTCGTCGGTGCTGACATAGCTGGCCAGCACATGTTTTTGCCCGGCTTTTTCAAAGTCGATATGCAGTTTGTTGCCCTCAACCCCGATGACCCGGCCATAGCCGAATTTCTGGTGGAACACCCGTGTGCCGATGTCGTGCAGCACCACGGCTTCGGCATCCAGCACCATGTTGCGCGCTTCGCTCGGCTGGCGCATGGGGCGCGCGCCGCTGCGTTTCTGCATCCGCGCCCAGCCGGGCGAGTTGTAGCTGTTGGCGCTGGCCACCCGCGCCTCCATTTCGCTGGCCTTGATGATCCCCTCAAACCCGCCGCCCGCACGCGGCGCCGCCGCCCCGAACCCGCCGCCATACAGGCCCGGCGGCGTCAGCACATCTACATGCTCGGGCGGCAATTCATCAATAAACCGGCTCGGCAGGGTCGATTGCATCTGCCCATAGGTGCGCCGGTTGGCGGCAAAGGAAATCGTGCAAACTTCTTCCGCCCGCGTAATGCCGACATAGGCAAGGCGGCGCTCTTCCTCCAGCCCTTTCAGCCCGCTCTCATCCATGCTGCGCTGGCTGGGGAAGAGCCCATCCTCCCATCCCGGCAGGAACACCGCCGGAAACTCCAACCCCTTGGCGCCGTGCAGCGTCATGATGGAAACCTTGGCGCTGCCGTCATCCGCCTCGTTATCCATGATCAGCGCGATATGCTCCAAAAATCCTTGCAGGTTTTCGAACTGCTCCAGCGCCTTCACCAATTCCTTGAGGTTCTCAAGCCGCCCCTGCGCCTCGATGCTTTTGTCATTCTTCCAGAAATCGGTATAGCCCGATTCCTCCAGAATAATTTCGGCAAGCTCGATATGGCTCAGCTCGCCCTCGTGCATGTGCAAGCGCCAGCGGTCCAGCGCGTCAATCAGCTCTGAAAGTGCTTGCCGCCCCTTGCCCGAAAGGCCGGAATCCACCGCAATCCGCGCGCCATCCAGCATGGATACGCCATTGTCCCGCGCCAGCCGCTGGATGGTCTGGATCGCCTTTTCCCCCAAACCACGCTTGGGCGTGTTGATGATCCGCTCCAGCGCCAGATCATCATCTGGGCTGCAAACCACGCGGAAATAGGCCATCGCATCGCGAATTTCGAGCCGCTCGTAAAAGCGCGGCCCGCCGATAACGCGATAGGGCAGGCCGATGGTCAAGAACCGGTCCTCGAAGGCGCGCATCTGGTGGGTGGCGCGCACCAGAATCGCCATTTTCGACAGGTCATAGGGGCGCATCCCGCGCGTGCCGCGCTGCATGGCCTCAATCTCCTCGCCCACCCAGCGCGCCTCGTCCTCGCCATCCCAATGGCCGATCAGGCGCAGCTTCTCGCCCTCTTTTTCCGCCGTCCACAGCGTTTTGCCCAAACGGTTGGCATTGCCGTTTATCACCGCGCTTGCAGCGGCCAGAATATGCGGGGTCGAGCGGTAATTCTGCTCCAGTCGCACCACATGCGCGCCGGGAAAATCCTTTTCAAACCGCAGGATATTGCCTACTTCCGCCCCGCGCCAGCCATAGATCGACTGGTCATCATCGCCCACGCAGCAAATATTCTTGTGCCCCGCCGCCAGCAGCCGCAGCCATAAATACTGCGCGACGTTGGTGTCCTGATACTCGTCCACCAGAATATAGCGGAATTTCTGCTGATAGTGTTCCAGCACATCCTTGTGGCGCTGGAAGATCGTCACGACATGCAGCAGCAAATCGCCAAAATCCACCGCGTTCAGCGCCAGCAGCCGCGCCTGATATTGCTTGTAGAAATCAACGCCCTGGTTGTTGAAATGCGCGGCTTCGGCCACCGGCACCTGTTCCGGCCCCCAGGCGCGGTTCTTCCAGTTGTCAATCACCCCGGCCAAATGCCGTGCGGGCCAGCGTTTGTCATCAATATTGGCCGCCTTCAGCAGTTGTTTGAGCAGGCGCAACTGGTCATCGGTATCCAGAATCGTGAAGTTGCTTTTCAGCCCCACAAGTTCCGCATGGCGGCGCAAAATCTTCACACAGAGCGAATGGAAGGTGCCGAGCCACGGCATCCCCTCAACCACCTGCCCGATATTCTGGCCCACGCGGTTTTTCATCTCGCGCGCGGCCTTGTTGGTGAAGGTCACGGCCAGCAAATCATAGGGCCGCGCCCGCCCCGTGGCCAGCAAATGCGCGATTCGCGCGGTCAGCGCCTTCGTCTTCCCCGTTCCAGCCCCCGCCAGCATCAAAACAGGCCCGTCCAGCGTTTCAACCGCCTGTCTTTGTTCGGGGTTCAGCCCGTCCAGATACGGCATCGCGGGCCGCGCCATAGCACGCGCCGACAGCGGCAAAGCCGCCGCCGCCTCAAATCCATCCGCATCGTCAAACTCGTTCATAGGCGCAGCCTAGCGTGTTTGCCGGGCAAGTTAAAGAGTTGTTCTCACTCTGTTCTTGCGGATTCCGCCCGTGTGTTTTGCCCGTCAAAATTCATACCTGTGCATTTGCGCCTTGGGGCCATATTATACCCGCAAAGGAGATGCGATGGCCGAATCTGTTAACCCGATCCTGATCATTCTCGCCCATCCGCGCCCGCGGCAATCGACTGTTGTAATGCGCATGGCGGCGCAGGCGGCCAAAATCGAAGGGGTCACGGTGCATGATATCTATGCCGAATATCCCGACTTTCTTATCGACGTGCCGGCCGAACAAGAGCTTTTGCGCCAGCACGAGGTGGTGATCTTCCTGCATCCGTTCAACTGGTATTCGGCCCCTGCCTTGCTGCGCGAATGGCAGGATGTGGTGCTGGAATATGGCTTTGCCTATGGCCGCCACGGGCAGGAGCTGCGCGACAAGGTGTTTTTCAACGCGGTCAGCGCCGGGCGCTCCATTTCCGAATATTCGGGCGAGCATGAAACCCATTTCACCTTGCGCCAGCTTGCCGCCCCGTTCGAACAAATGGCGCAGCTTTGCTCCATGATCTACCTGCCGCCCTTTGCGCTGACTTCGGCGCGCACGGCAGCGGCGGAAGACCGCCTGGCCCCTCATCTGGAAACATGGCGCGACCTTTTGCACGCTTTGGCGGCCGGCACGCTGAATTTAGAGCGTGCCGCCGCCAGCCCCTTTCTGGGGGCAGAAACACTGGCGCCACCAGAACCAGAACCAGAACCAGAACCGCAAGACACCCGCGAAGCCGAAAGCGAAGCGCAACCCCCCGACGAAGGACGATAATGGAAAGCTTTCTCTACCAGGCCTTTATCTATCTTGCCGCCGCCATCGTGGCCGTGCCCCTGGCGCGCCGCCTTGGCTTTGGCTCGGTGCTGGGCTATCTGGTGGCGGGGCTGGCCATTGGCCCGCTTCTGGGGCTTGTCGGGTCTGAAACCATAGATGTGCAGCATTTCGCCGAATTTGGCGTGGTGATGATGCTGTTTGTCATCGGGCTGGAGCTGGAACCGCGCGCGCTTTGGGCCATGCGCAAGGCGCTGGTCGGGCTGGGCGGTATGCAGATCGTGTTCACTACGCTGCTCATTTCGCTCATCGCCTGGTCGCAGGGCATTCTGCCCTCGGTTGCCATAGCCATTGGCATAACGCTTGCGCTTTCCTCAACCGCGATTGTCATGCAAACGCTGGATGAAAAGCAGCTTGCCCGCACCGATGGCGGGCGTTCGGCCTTCTTTGTGCTGCTCATGCAGGATATTGCGGTCATTCCGGTGCTGGCGCTTTTGCCGCTGCTGGCCATTCCGGGGCTGGAAATCATGTCGGCCCTGTCGGGCGAAGAGGCCGCTTCCTATGGCAACGGAACGAAGGAATGGATCGCCAGCCAATCGCCCATCATCGCTTCGGCCATTGTGCTGGGCGCGGTTGCGCTTGTCGGCGTGGTCGGGGTGTTTCTGGTCGGCCCGCTGTTTCGCTATATTTCGCATTCCAGAATGCGCGAGATATTCATTGCCACGGCGCTGCTGCTGGTCGTCGCCATCGCGCTGCTGATGACCGCTGTCGGCCTGTCCCCCGCGCTTGGCACCTTCATGGCGGGGGTTCTGCTGGCCAACTCGGCCTATAAACACCAGCTTGAAGCCGATATCGAGCCCTTCAAGGGGCTGTTGCTGGGCCTGTTCTTCATCACTGTTGGCGCGGGCATCAATACCGGCCTGTTATGGGACAAGCTTTGGGTCATCCTGTCGATCACCATTGCGCTGATGGCGCTCAAATTCGCGGTGCTATGGCTGGTGGGCTGGGGGTTCGGGCTGCGCGGGCGCACGCAATTGCTGTTTGCGCTGTCGCTCGCCCAGGCGGGCGAATTCGGCTTTGTCCTGCTGGGTTTCGCCACACAGGCCCATGTCATGGCCCGCCCCCTGGCCGAGCTTTTGGGCCTGGTCGTGGCGCTGTCGATGTTCCTCACCCCCGTGCTGTTCATCCTGTTTGACAAGATGGTGCAGCGCATGGGCGGCACAGAGGCGGCCGAAGATGACCGCCCGATGGTGCCCGAAGGCAAGATCATCATCGCCGGGCTGGGCCGCTTTGGGCAGGTCGTCAACCGCCTGTTGCTGATGAACGGCCACCCGACCACGGTGATCGACGGCAATGCGGAATCTGTCCACCGGATGCGGATGCTGGGCATAAAGGCCTATCTGGGCGATGTGACCCGCCCCGAATTGCTGATCGCGGCGGGCATATCCGAGGCGGCGGCCATTGTCGTGGCGATTGACGAGGCCGACAAGGCCGTCAAAATCGTCGAATTCATCCGCCAGAACTATCCGAATGTGCATATCGTTGCGCGCGCGCGGTCGCGCCACGATGTTTACCGGCTTTATGCGGCGGGGGC
This genomic window contains:
- a CDS encoding cation:proton antiporter; protein product: MESFLYQAFIYLAAAIVAVPLARRLGFGSVLGYLVAGLAIGPLLGLVGSETIDVQHFAEFGVVMMLFVIGLELEPRALWAMRKALVGLGGMQIVFTTLLISLIAWSQGILPSVAIAIGITLALSSTAIVMQTLDEKQLARTDGGRSAFFVLLMQDIAVIPVLALLPLLAIPGLEIMSALSGEEAASYGNGTKEWIASQSPIIASAIVLGAVALVGVVGVFLVGPLFRYISHSRMREIFIATALLLVVAIALLMTAVGLSPALGTFMAGVLLANSAYKHQLEADIEPFKGLLLGLFFITVGAGINTGLLWDKLWVILSITIALMALKFAVLWLVGWGFGLRGRTQLLFALSLAQAGEFGFVLLGFATQAHVMARPLAELLGLVVALSMFLTPVLFILFDKMVQRMGGTEAAEDDRPMVPEGKIIIAGLGRFGQVVNRLLLMNGHPTTVIDGNAESVHRMRMLGIKAYLGDVTRPELLIAAGISEAAAIVVAIDEADKAVKIVEFIRQNYPNVHIVARARSRHDVYRLYAAGARDIVRETFDSSVRAGKYTLRAMGMHPYDAERAADEFVREDRRMLRDMAEDWNPKLQLHENPALLARIREQNLRIEAMLRGETDPATEARSDKG
- a CDS encoding ATP-dependent helicase, whose product is MNEFDDADGFEAAAALPLSARAMARPAMPYLDGLNPEQRQAVETLDGPVLMLAGAGTGKTKALTARIAHLLATGRARPYDLLAVTFTNKAAREMKNRVGQNIGQVVEGMPWLGTFHSLCVKILRRHAELVGLKSNFTILDTDDQLRLLKQLLKAANIDDKRWPARHLAGVIDNWKNRAWGPEQVPVAEAAHFNNQGVDFYKQYQARLLALNAVDFGDLLLHVVTIFQRHKDVLEHYQQKFRYILVDEYQDTNVAQYLWLRLLAAGHKNICCVGDDDQSIYGWRGAEVGNILRFEKDFPGAHVVRLEQNYRSTPHILAAASAVINGNANRLGKTLWTAEKEGEKLRLIGHWDGEDEARWVGEEIEAMQRGTRGMRPYDLSKMAILVRATHQMRAFEDRFLTIGLPYRVIGGPRFYERLEIRDAMAYFRVVCSPDDDLALERIINTPKRGLGEKAIQTIQRLARDNGVSMLDGARIAVDSGLSGKGRQALSELIDALDRWRLHMHEGELSHIELAEIILEESGYTDFWKNDKSIEAQGRLENLKELVKALEQFENLQGFLEHIALIMDNEADDGSAKVSIMTLHGAKGLEFPAVFLPGWEDGLFPSQRSMDESGLKGLEEERRLAYVGITRAEEVCTISFAANRRTYGQMQSTLPSRFIDELPPEHVDVLTPPGLYGGGFGAAAPRAGGGFEGIIKASEMEARVASANSYNSPGWARMQKRSGARPMRQPSEARNMVLDAEAVVLHDIGTRVFHQKFGYGRVIGVEGNKLHIDFEKAGQKHVLASYVSTDEVPF
- a CDS encoding NAD(P)H-dependent oxidoreductase, which codes for MAESVNPILIILAHPRPRQSTVVMRMAAQAAKIEGVTVHDIYAEYPDFLIDVPAEQELLRQHEVVIFLHPFNWYSAPALLREWQDVVLEYGFAYGRHGQELRDKVFFNAVSAGRSISEYSGEHETHFTLRQLAAPFEQMAQLCSMIYLPPFALTSARTAAAEDRLAPHLETWRDLLHALAAGTLNLERAAASPFLGAETLAPPEPEPEPEPQDTREAESEAQPPDEGR